The sequence CACCTTGCCGGTATAATAGAGGATGCGCTCGGTGGTGGTGGTCTTCCCGGCATCAATGTGGGCCATGATGCCGATGTTGCGGACATGCTTAAGTGCGACCTTTTCCATAATATCTTCGAATAGTTTTGCTGGCGGCTTATCTGAAGTGGGCGAAGGCCTTGTTGGCTTCAGCCATGCGGTGGGAATCTTCCCGTTTTTTCACCGCCCCGCCTTCTTTGTTGGCAGCTGCGATGAGTTCGGCAGCCAGGCGGTCTGCCATGGTTTTGGCCTTGCGCTGACGGGCATAGGAAATCAGCCAACGCATACCCAGCGCCTGCCTCCTGCGGGGCCGGACCTCCATGGGCACCTGATAGGTAGAGCCGCCCACGCGCTTGGATTTGACTTCGAGCAGGGGCCCCACGTTTTCCAGTGCCTTCTTGAAAATTTCTACGCCGTCGGTCTTGGCCTGTTTCTTAATCTTGTCTATCGCCCCATAGAAGATGGATTCGGCCACCGATTTCTTGCCCCGTTTCATCAGGTTATTGATAAACCTGGCGATGATCACATCATTATAGACAGGGTCGGGGGTCGGTTCTCTATGTTCGGGTCGGCGGCGGCGAGCCATGTCTAGCGCCTGGGCTTTTTGGTACCGTACCTTGAGCGGCTGGTCGTACGGTCCTCTACGCCCGCGGTGTCCAGAACACCACGAATGATGTGGTAGCGGACACCGGGCAGATCCTTTACCCGGCCGCCTTCAATGAGGACGATGGAGTGCTCCTGGAGATTGTGGCCCTCGCCAGGAATGTAAGCAGAGACCTCCTGGGAATTGGTCAAACGCACCCGGGCCACCTTCCGCAGTGCGGAGTTGGGCTTTTTGGGCGTCGTGGTATAGACCCGTGTGCAGACCCCCCGTTTTTGGGGGTTGCCCTGCAAAGCCGGTGTGGCTTTGCGCTTGCGCTCGCGTACACGTCCCTTACGAACGAGTTGATTTGTCGTCGGCACTCAAGCTCCAAAAGTTAAATAAGAATGCAGCTGCGCAATTTAGGGCGCTGAGAGCGAGTATGTCAACGACCTTGAGGCGGATATTCCGGCATATTTCCCGAGGCTAAAGCGCTGCTGCGCTAGGCATCAACGGCTGTCGATTCTGCGGTGGCAGCCTCTTCTTCCAGAACGGGTTCCGGCTCGGGGTCGGGGTTGGTGACGATCAGATTGCGGTAATGGACCAGGCCGGTACCCGCTGGAATCAGTCGGCCCATGACGATATTCTCCTTGAGCCCCCGCAGGTAATCGGTCTTGCCCGCCACGGCCGCATCGGTGAGCACGCGGGTGGTTTCCTGGAACGAGGCGGCCGATATGAAGCTCTCCGTATTCAGCGACGCGCGGGTGATGCCCAGCAGCAACGGTTGAAACGTTGCCGGCTTGGCGGCGCGGCTCTTGGTGGGCGCCTTGTCATCGGCCTTAAGCACCTTGTTCAGTGCAACTACTTCGGCCTTCGGATAGCAACGGCCCGCTTCCAGCTCGGAGTCACCGACGTCGCTGATGACCACCTGCGTTTTCAGATCGCGATTAATCTTTTTGATGGCGAAGCGGTTGAGCCGGTCACCCCTAAGGACGCCCGTATCGCCAGGATCATTGATGCGCACTTTCTGCATCATCTGGCGAGCGATCACCTCAATGTGCTTGTCGTTGATCCTGACACCCTGCAGGCGGTAGACCTCCTGGATCTTATTGACCAGGTACTCCTGCACCTTGGCAGGCCCCCTGATTTGCAGGATATCCTGCGGGGCTACCGATCCGTCACATAACCTATCACCTGCCGTGACGAAGTCGCCCTCGTGGACAATGACGTGCTTGCCATAGGGGATGTTGTATTTCATCTTGGTTTTGTCGGGGCTCTCCACCAAGATTTCACGGATGCCGCGACGGGTCTTGCCGAAGCTCACCTGACCGTCGATTTCGGTGACCACGGCAGGATTGGATGGCTGGCGAGCCTCGAACAGCTCCGCCACACGGGGCAGCCCGCCGGTGATGTCCCTGGTCTTGCCAATCTCCCGGGAAATCTTCACCAGAATCTGGCCCGCATCAACATTTTCGCCGTCCTTCACCACAAGTGAGGACTTGACCGGAAGCACCGATCCACCGCCGGTGATGATCTCACCCTTCTTGTCGGTAATCTCGATGTGCGGGCTGAGATTGCGGTTCTTGGATTCCACGATAACCATCATCTTCTTGCCGCCCTCAACCGCCTCCTCGACATACGTATCGCCGTCAAACATGTCCACGAAGCGGACTTTGCCGCTGCGGCGGGCGAGAATAACGTCCGTGTACGGGTCCCAGGCGAAAAGAGTGTCCCCCACCGTGACCGCCTGGTTATCGTTGACGGTTACCTTCGCACCGTAGGGAACGTTAAATGTTGACAGGATACGATTGTTGTCATCAACGATCTCGAGCTTGCCATTGCGGACCAGTGCCACCCGGGACACCTTGTTATCCTCTTCAACTTCGGCATAGTCGAAGTTTTCGGAATAGCGCACCTTACCCGCCTTCTTCGTGTACATCTCCGTCTGCTCGATGATGCGAGCGGCGGTTCCACCGATGTGGAAAGTGCGCAGGGTCAACTGCGTTCCAGGTTCACCAATGGACTGGGCGGCGATAATACCGACGGCGTCGCCAATGGTGACGACCCGGCCGGTGGCCAGGTTAGTACCGTAGCACATCTGGCACAGTCCATATTCGGTCTCACAAGTGAGCACTGAGCGAATCCGGACCTCTTCCACACCGGCGTCGGAGATGAGTTTGCCCAGGTCGCGGTCCACCAGGGTGCTGGCCTTGGCCAGCACTTCGCCAGTGTCGGGATGGACGACATCCTCCAAAATGACCCGTCCGGCGATGCGGTCCTCCAGGGGCTCCACGATCTCCTCGCCATCCTTCAGGTCAGTGCTGGTAAGCCCTTGAATGGTGCCACAATCGGGCACGGTGACGACCACATCCTGGGCCACATCCACCAACCGGCGGGTAAGATATCCGGCGTCGGCGGTTTTCAGGGCCGTGTCCGCCAATCCTTTGCGGGCACCGTGGGTGGAAATGAAATATTCCAGCACCGACAGCCCCTCCTTGAAATTGGACTTGATGGGGTTCTCAATGATCTCATCCTTGGTGCCTGCCAGGCTCTTCTGAGGCTTGGCCATGAGTCCGCGCATGCCAGCCAGCTGCTTGATCTGGTCCTGACTGCCCCGGGCCCCCGAATCGGCCATCATGTAGACTGGATTAAAGCCCTGCTGGTCTTCTTCCAGGCGCTTCATCATGCTGCCGGCCACCGCGTTGGAGGCATGGGTCCAGATGTCGATGATCTTATTGTAACGCTCACCCTCCGTGAGAATCTGGCGGTCGTACTTGCCCTGGACCTCGGCGACCTGCTTGTCGGCCTCCTCCAAGATATCGTGCTTTTCGCTGGGGATCAGTACATCGGAGATGGCGATGGAGGCGCCGCTGCGGGTAGCAAACTCAAAGCCCAGGTCCTTAAGGTTGTCCAGGAAAATCACGGTCTTAAAATTGCCCAGCGCCTGGAATGTCCTGCCGACCAGCTCTTCAAGACTCTTCTTGGTGATCATCTGGTCGAAATAGCCCATCTCTTCGGGGATCACGGCGTTGAAGATGATGCGCCCCACCGTGGTGTCCCGGTGCCATTCGCCGTTGAGACGGAAATTCACGATGGCGTGGAGCCCAACCTGGCCGTTTTCCCATGCCAGACGGGCTTCATCAAAGGAGAAGAAGTCCATGCCTTCGCCTTGCGCGCCCTGCCGGCTGCGGGTGAGATAATAGTAGCCCAATACCATGTCCTGGGAAGGGATGGCAATGGGCTGGCCGTGGGCGGGATGGAGAATGTTATGACTGGAAAGCATCAGCACCCACGCCTCCGTCTGCGCCTCTGCCGAGAGGGGTACATGCACCGCCATCTGGTCGCCGTCAAAGTCAGCGTTAAATGCTGTGCAGACCAGCGGATGGAGTTTGATGGCGCGACCTTCAACCAGCACGGGCTGGAAGGCCTGGATGCCCAGGCGATGGAGGGTGGGGGCGCGGTTGAGCAGCACCGGGTGATCCCGGACCACGTACTCGAGCACCTTGACAACCTCGGGGAATTTCTGTTCCACCATGATTTTCGCGCTACGGGGCGTCTTGGCGTAGCCCCTGACGATGAGCTCCCTGATAATAGACGGCCGGAACAGCTCCATGGCCATCTCCTTGGGCAGGCCGCACTGATGCAGCTGCAGCTCGGGCCCCACCACGATGACCGAACGTCCGGAATAGTCCACCCGCTTGCCCAACAGATTCTGTCGGAAGCGCCCCTGCTTGCCGCGTAGCATGTCGCTCATAGACTTGAGTGGACGCCGGGTGCCACTGCGCACGGCCGTGCCGCGGCGGGCGTTATCGAAGAGACTGTCCACCGCTTCCTGGAGCATGCGCTTCTCATTGCGAAGAATGACATCGGGCGCCTTGATTTCAAGCAGCTGCTTCAGGCGGTTGTTCCGGATGATGATTCGGCGGTAGAGGTCGTTCAGGTCTGAGGCGGCGAAGCGGCCCCCCTCCAGCGGCACCAGAGGCCGCAGATCGGGGGGAATGACGGGCAGGACGGTGAGGATCATCCAGTCGGGCTTGTTGACCACTTTGCGCTCCCCGTGGCGCGTATCAAACATCTTGAGCACCCGCAGGCGCTTGAGGGCATCCTCGGCTTTCTGGACTGAGCGCGACTCGTTGGCCACCTTGGTGAGCCGGTCAACGGCCTCTGGAATGTCAAGATTGCGCAGCATATCACGTAAGGCTTCACCCCCCATGGTGCCACGGAAATAGTTACCAGCCTCACGTTCCTCCT comes from Candidatus Neomarinimicrobiota bacterium and encodes:
- the rpoC gene encoding DNA-directed RNA polymerase subunit beta'; the encoded protein is MSPEMILNQSYGEVLKPETINYRSYKPEKDGLFCERIFGPVKDWECHCGKYKRIRYRGIICDRCGVEVTRKKVRRERMGHITLAVPVAHIWYLKSIPSKLSYLLGYSTKELEQIIYYEKYAVMHPGLSGKEKGNLVDEQESFELEMEFGPDTVSEEEREAGNYFRGTMGGEALRDMLRNLDIPEAVDRLTKVANESRSVQKAEDALKRLRVLKMFDTRHGERKVVNKPDWMILTVLPVIPPDLRPLVPLEGGRFAASDLNDLYRRIIIRNNRLKQLLEIKAPDVILRNEKRMLQEAVDSLFDNARRGTAVRSGTRRPLKSMSDMLRGKQGRFRQNLLGKRVDYSGRSVIVVGPELQLHQCGLPKEMAMELFRPSIIRELIVRGYAKTPRSAKIMVEQKFPEVVKVLEYVVRDHPVLLNRAPTLHRLGIQAFQPVLVEGRAIKLHPLVCTAFNADFDGDQMAVHVPLSAEAQTEAWVLMLSSHNILHPAHGQPIAIPSQDMVLGYYYLTRSRQGAQGEGMDFFSFDEARLAWENGQVGLHAIVNFRLNGEWHRDTTVGRIIFNAVIPEEMGYFDQMITKKSLEELVGRTFQALGNFKTVIFLDNLKDLGFEFATRSGASIAISDVLIPSEKHDILEEADKQVAEVQGKYDRQILTEGERYNKIIDIWTHASNAVAGSMMKRLEEDQQGFNPVYMMADSGARGSQDQIKQLAGMRGLMAKPQKSLAGTKDEIIENPIKSNFKEGLSVLEYFISTHGARKGLADTALKTADAGYLTRRLVDVAQDVVVTVPDCGTIQGLTSTDLKDGEEIVEPLEDRIAGRVILEDVVHPDTGEVLAKASTLVDRDLGKLISDAGVEEVRIRSVLTCETEYGLCQMCYGTNLATGRVVTIGDAVGIIAAQSIGEPGTQLTLRTFHIGGTAARIIEQTEMYTKKAGKVRYSENFDYAEVEEDNKVSRVALVRNGKLEIVDDNNRILSTFNVPYGAKVTVNDNQAVTVGDTLFAWDPYTDVILARRSGKVRFVDMFDGDTYVEEAVEGGKKMMVIVESKNRNLSPHIEITDKKGEIITGGGSVLPVKSSLVVKDGENVDAGQILVKISREIGKTRDITGGLPRVAELFEARQPSNPAVVTEIDGQVSFGKTRRGIREILVESPDKTKMKYNIPYGKHVIVHEGDFVTAGDRLCDGSVAPQDILQIRGPAKVQEYLVNKIQEVYRLQGVRINDKHIEVIARQMMQKVRINDPGDTGVLRGDRLNRFAIKKINRDLKTQVVISDVGDSELEAGRCYPKAEVVALNKVLKADDKAPTKSRAAKPATFQPLLLGITRASLNTESFISAASFQETTRVLTDAAVAGKTDYLRGLKENIVMGRLIPAGTGLVHYRNLIVTNPDPEPEPVLEEEAATAESTAVDA
- the rpsG gene encoding 30S ribosomal protein S7; translated protein: MARRRRPEHREPTPDPVYNDVIIARFINNLMKRGKKSVAESIFYGAIDKIKKQAKTDGVEIFKKALENVGPLLEVKSKRVGGSTYQVPMEVRPRRRQALGMRWLISYARQRKAKTMADRLAAELIAAANKEGGAVKKREDSHRMAEANKAFAHFR
- a CDS encoding 30S ribosomal protein S12 → MPTTNQLVRKGRVRERKRKATPALQGNPQKRGVCTRVYTTTPKKPNSALRKVARVRLTNSQEVSAYIPGEGHNLQEHSIVLIEGGRVKDLPGVRYHIIRGVLDTAGVEDRTTSRSRYGTKKPRR